GAACCTCGCTGCTGGTTGACGACAATGTCTTGAGAATGGCCTCGCGGTCCTGGTCGAGCGCAGGCGCCGCACGCCGTTGCCGAGGGTCCGGGGCATCGGAGATCTTGATCGGCGAGCCGACCAGCCGGTAGTGGCCCACCTGCGGGTCATCCACATCGACCAACATGTTGCGCTCGGCCACCTGCGGGTGCGCCACCGCCTGGTCGACACGGTTGATGGGCCCGGCGGGCAAGCCGGCCGCCACCAAATGTTCAGTCCAGTGCCTGACAGAATGCGCGCTCAGGGCGTCATTGAGCCGCTGCGCCAGCAACCCCTCGTTATCCTTGCGCGCCTCCCCTGTGGCAAACAGGGGGTCTTCGGCCATCTCGGGACGGTCGATGGCCTGGCACAGCAGGGCAAACAGTTTGTCGTTGCCGGCGGCGATGATCAGCCCGCCATCCTGGGCCTGGTAGACCCCGAAAGGCGGCGCGATGGCCGGCCGGTAGCTGCCCACCGGGCCGGTTACCTCGCCGGTGGCGAAATAGCGCCCGATGAAGTACTCCATCAGCGCCAGCTGACAGTCGAACATGGCAATATCGACCTTCGCGCCGAGCCCTCCCTGCTGGCGCTTGAACAGCGCCATCAACAGCCCGCAGGTGAGGAACAAACCGGCGCTGATATCACCGATCGACACCCCCACCCGCACCGGGGTG
The window above is part of the Pseudomonas muyukensis genome. Proteins encoded here:
- a CDS encoding CaiB/BaiF CoA transferase family protein; the protein is MKPALDGLLIVDLTRVLAGPFCTMLLADHGARVIKVEQPGTGDDARAYGPWFGTKSAYFSSLNRGKESIALDLKKAEDRAIFEQLLEQADVLTENFRPGTMERLGYGWETLHARYPRLIYGAASGFGHTGSSSQRRAYDMIVQGMGGIMSVTGEPGRTPVRVGVSIGDISAGLFLTCGLLMALFKRQQGGLGAKVDIAMFDCQLALMEYFIGRYFATGEVTGPVGSYRPAIAPPFGVYQAQDGGLIIAAGNDKLFALLCQAIDRPEMAEDPLFATGEARKDNEGLLAQRLNDALSAHSVRHWTEHLVAAGLPAGPINRVDQAVAHPQVAERNMLVDVDDPQVGHYRLVGSPIKISDAPDPRQRRAAPALDQDREAILKTLSSTSSEVRA